Proteins from a single region of Callithrix jacchus isolate 240 chromosome 12, calJac240_pri, whole genome shotgun sequence:
- the LOC118142829 gene encoding LOW QUALITY PROTEIN: uncharacterized protein encoded by LINC02881 (The sequence of the model RefSeq protein was modified relative to this genomic sequence to represent the inferred CDS: inserted 3 bases in 2 codons) → MDSAPHRVTLEDTVRMSSLDALQRPSSPWLGRSPRKAVPRPLQDSASGNWEEREPRRSLEGLGVGGTRGTSGGLRVGMGGTEAGRGPREGRRCSKRPTACMGXATGTSFCTVCGDPSSSPEGTRGRCAVGKARVTGEGGXPGGRAGMRCSGC, encoded by the exons ATGGATTCAGCTCCACATCGTGTCACCCTGG AAGACACAGTGAGGATGTCCTCCTTAGATGCTCTCCAAAGGCCTTCCTCCCCTTGGTTGGGACGATCCCCTAGAAAGGCAGTCCCGAGACCTCTCCAGGACTCAGCCTCAGGCAACTGGGAGGAGCGCGAGCCCAGGAGGTCTCTGGAGGGACTCGGGGTTGGGGGTACTAGGGGGACCTCGGGAGGGCTACGAGTGGGGATGGGAGGTACGGAGGCGGGGAGGGGGCCTCGGGAGGGCCGCAGGTG CTCTAAGCGTCCTACAGCTTGCATGGG GGCAACAGGGACCTCCTTTTGCACTGTCTGCGGGGACCCCAGTTCCAGCCCCGAGGGGACCAGGGGACGCTGCGCTGTGGGGAAAGCCCGGGTGACAGGAGAAGGCG CTCCTGGAGGACGTGCTGGGATGCGCTGCAGTGGCTGCTGA